The proteins below are encoded in one region of Paenibacillus albus:
- a CDS encoding Gfo/Idh/MocA family protein — MDANSSSGLWRFGIIGCGTIADFHIAAIRGLDGAKLTVVSSRDGTKAQAIAEREGCAWTVDYKELLQRNDVDIVCITTSSGSHYRIGHDALVAGKHVVIEKPLAMRAAEAEELCRLAEERGLMLSVISQRRFEPLHLEVKRIVAEGRIGKLLLAEVEVPFYRSQQYYDSSPWRGTIAEDGGAFMNQGIHSVDLLLWFAGEARAVYGRTVTQTHEMEAEDLGVAIVQFKSGALGTMMASTSITPGFPAAIRLYGSEGTIKLSGSNIEHWSVPGYDAPPVFAESPAYGGVSDPRSISHIYHQQQLSNVIESIEFVSQLAVTGGDGFRAIQLIEGIYESSAGGKEVRIEPQFIL; from the coding sequence ATGGATGCGAACAGTAGTTCAGGTTTGTGGCGGTTCGGAATTATTGGCTGCGGTACAATAGCGGATTTTCACATCGCTGCAATTCGAGGGCTGGACGGCGCTAAGTTAACGGTCGTATCGAGTCGTGATGGAACGAAGGCGCAAGCGATCGCAGAGCGCGAAGGCTGTGCTTGGACGGTGGATTACAAGGAGCTATTGCAGCGGAATGATGTTGATATCGTGTGCATCACCACTTCTAGCGGCAGTCACTATCGAATCGGCCATGATGCGCTCGTAGCGGGCAAGCATGTAGTGATTGAGAAGCCGCTAGCAATGCGGGCTGCTGAAGCGGAAGAGCTGTGCCGATTGGCGGAAGAGCGTGGACTAATGCTGTCCGTCATCTCGCAGCGCAGATTCGAGCCCCTTCATCTCGAGGTGAAGCGTATCGTGGCAGAGGGGCGAATCGGGAAGCTGCTGCTCGCCGAGGTAGAGGTTCCATTTTACAGATCACAGCAGTACTATGACAGCTCGCCATGGCGTGGAACGATTGCCGAGGACGGCGGGGCGTTCATGAATCAAGGGATTCATTCGGTCGACCTTTTGCTCTGGTTCGCAGGTGAGGCTCGTGCCGTGTACGGTCGGACTGTTACGCAAACGCACGAGATGGAAGCGGAGGATCTTGGCGTCGCCATCGTGCAGTTTAAAAGCGGGGCGCTTGGCACGATGATGGCTTCCACGAGTATCACCCCTGGATTCCCGGCGGCAATCCGTTTATATGGTTCCGAAGGGACAATTAAGCTTTCAGGTTCCAACATTGAACATTGGTCTGTTCCCGGTTATGATGCTCCACCAGTGTTCGCTGAGTCGCCTGCCTACGGCGGGGTTTCGGACCCGCGCAGCATTAGTCATATCTATCATCAACAACAGCTATCAAATGTTATTGAATCTATTGAATTTGTCAGTCAGCTCGCTGTAACCGGCGGAGATGGATTTCGAGCCATTCAACTAATTGAAGGGATCTATGAGAGCTCGGCTGGCGGCAAGGAAGTCCGCATTGAACCGCAATTCATCCTATAA
- a CDS encoding N-acetylglucosamine-6-phosphate deacetylase, translating to MRRRWTGRRYDTGELVLIDAEDGVIVSVTAARGVEGNGAGEIVVKSEGESENEKFCWISPGWIDLQVNGFAGYDLNGEVTSPEDVYGVARALFARGVTSFCPTVITGSAERISQAMRAIHAACEHDQLLGEAIPGIHLEGPYLSAEDGPRGAHDKAHIREPVFAEFAAWQEAAGGRIALCTVAPEKEGAVLFIRQLRDAGVRVSIGHTMAVAEELGDAVAAGATMSTHLGNGAHPVLPRHPNYIWEQLAEDALTAMFIADGHHLGAAALKTMIRAKQSRFILVSDSVKFGGMPPGRYDSEIGQQVELLDNGRLQTAADPRILAGSAQPLMRGIENAMKLAGVSLAEAIDAVTKRPAEAMGWQELGRLEPGARANLTLFRMEEEGGRGTQGSRIGQGRIQIEQTVIGGRTVWQDGASLW from the coding sequence ATGCGAAGACGATGGACGGGAAGGCGTTATGACACCGGCGAGCTGGTACTTATCGATGCGGAGGACGGAGTCATTGTTTCTGTTACTGCGGCAAGGGGAGTAGAGGGGAACGGTGCAGGTGAGATCGTAGTCAAAAGTGAGGGAGAAAGTGAGAACGAGAAGTTCTGCTGGATCTCTCCCGGCTGGATCGATCTGCAGGTGAACGGCTTCGCCGGCTATGATCTGAACGGCGAAGTGACCTCGCCGGAGGATGTATACGGGGTGGCGCGCGCTTTGTTCGCTCGCGGCGTGACGAGCTTCTGCCCGACAGTCATTACGGGCAGTGCGGAGCGAATTAGCCAAGCGATGCGCGCAATTCATGCCGCGTGCGAGCATGATCAGCTGCTTGGCGAGGCGATCCCGGGCATCCATCTGGAAGGGCCGTATTTGTCGGCCGAAGATGGACCGCGCGGCGCGCATGACAAAGCACATATTCGCGAGCCGGTCTTTGCGGAGTTCGCTGCTTGGCAGGAGGCGGCAGGCGGGCGAATTGCTCTATGCACCGTCGCGCCGGAGAAGGAAGGCGCGGTGCTCTTCATCCGGCAGCTCCGCGATGCCGGAGTTCGCGTCAGCATCGGCCACACGATGGCAGTGGCGGAAGAGCTGGGGGATGCAGTGGCAGCGGGAGCTACGATGTCCACGCATCTTGGCAATGGGGCGCATCCGGTGCTGCCGCGCCATCCGAACTACATTTGGGAGCAGCTGGCGGAGGATGCGCTGACGGCGATGTTTATCGCCGATGGACACCATCTCGGCGCTGCTGCGCTGAAAACGATGATTCGGGCGAAGCAATCACGATTCATCCTCGTGAGCGACAGCGTCAAGTTCGGCGGCATGCCGCCGGGCCGCTATGACAGCGAGATCGGGCAGCAGGTCGAGCTGCTCGATAACGGAAGGCTGCAGACGGCAGCCGATCCTCGCATTCTGGCGGGCTCCGCTCAGCCATTAATGCGCGGCATCGAGAATGCGATGAAGCTCGCTGGCGTGAGCTTGGCGGAAGCGATAGACGCGGTGACGAAGCGTCCTGCGGAAGCAATGGGCTGGCAGGAGCTCGGTCGTCTGGAACCGGGCGCTCGGGCGAACTTGACCCTTTTTCGCATGGAGGAAGAAGGTGGCAGAGGCACGCAAGGGAGCCGAATTGGGCAGGGGCGAATTCAGATTGAGCAGACGGTCATTGGAGGCCGGACGGTTTGGCAAGATGGGGCATCTTTGTGGTAG
- a CDS encoding glucosamine-6-phosphate deaminase produces MDVHVLENAQLLGEQAAARAASVLQEAIERQGKARLLLSTGSSQFEFFKAFVAQPVEWSKVEMFHLDEYAGIQPDHPASFQAYLLERFIGQVELGSYHLVDGTGDPRATIAQLNEAIREAPIDLAMIGIGENAHIAFNDPPADFDTEEPYIVVELDDACKRQQVGEGWFAGLEDVPTHAITMSVRQILKSKVILSCVPHAVKAEAIRLTLSSEISPNVPSTMLRTHPSWTLYLDRASAARTELAACE; encoded by the coding sequence ATGGACGTTCATGTACTGGAAAATGCGCAGCTGTTAGGCGAGCAAGCTGCGGCGCGTGCGGCATCGGTTCTGCAAGAGGCAATAGAGAGGCAAGGGAAAGCGAGACTGCTGCTGTCTACGGGCTCGTCCCAGTTTGAATTTTTCAAGGCGTTCGTTGCCCAGCCAGTGGAATGGAGTAAAGTCGAGATGTTTCATCTTGATGAATATGCAGGCATTCAGCCGGATCATCCTGCCAGCTTCCAGGCATATTTGCTCGAACGTTTCATCGGGCAGGTGGAGCTCGGCAGCTATCATCTTGTCGATGGCACCGGCGATCCTCGCGCGACGATTGCTCAGTTAAATGAAGCCATTCGCGAAGCTCCGATTGACCTTGCCATGATTGGCATTGGAGAGAATGCGCATATCGCGTTCAACGATCCTCCGGCTGATTTTGATACAGAAGAGCCCTACATTGTCGTGGAACTGGATGACGCGTGCAAAAGACAGCAGGTAGGGGAAGGCTGGTTCGCCGGTTTGGAGGACGTGCCGACTCACGCGATTACGATGAGTGTGCGGCAAATTCTGAAAAGCAAGGTGATCCTCTCCTGCGTCCCCCATGCGGTGAAAGCGGAGGCGATAAGGCTGACCTTGTCGAGCGAGATTTCGCCGAATGTACCGTCGACGATGCTGCGCACGCATCCGAGCTGGACGCTGTATCTGGACCGCGCCTCCGCTGCGCGTACGGAATTGGCGGCTTGCGAGTAG
- a CDS encoding sugar phosphate isomerase/epimerase family protein, which produces MERISDRLGVITDEVSSDIITALDFAAANGLKHVEIRSVDSRNVLALSDEEADRIRQETESRGLFISCIASPVFKCALDASRQVAEGDRFNQAERSVAEHFAMLERAMELAERLGTNRIRIFSFWREEEPIERFEAEIVSHLTRAAKLAEERGMLLLLENEPSCNGGFAEEVARFASAVQSPALRVLWDPGNEQYGSRPCFPEGYAMVRELLAHVHLKDVLLDAEGKPRAVPIGDGIVPYAEHFQALREDGYDGLFTIETHYIPEGGTAMEGTAMSLAGLNALLEQLQSEAR; this is translated from the coding sequence GTGGAACGAATAAGCGACAGATTAGGCGTTATAACGGACGAGGTCTCATCCGACATTATCACAGCGCTAGACTTTGCGGCGGCAAATGGGCTGAAGCATGTTGAGATTCGCAGCGTAGACAGCCGCAATGTACTTGCTCTGAGCGATGAAGAGGCTGACCGCATTCGTCAGGAGACGGAGAGCCGAGGGCTGTTCATCTCGTGCATCGCCTCCCCTGTATTCAAATGCGCGCTGGATGCATCCCGGCAAGTTGCTGAAGGAGATAGGTTCAACCAGGCGGAGCGGTCGGTCGCTGAGCATTTTGCCATGCTGGAGCGCGCGATGGAGCTTGCCGAACGCCTCGGCACGAACCGCATCCGCATCTTCTCGTTCTGGCGAGAGGAGGAGCCGATCGAACGTTTCGAGGCGGAGATCGTCAGCCATCTAACTCGCGCCGCCAAGCTGGCGGAAGAACGCGGCATGCTGCTTCTGCTGGAAAATGAACCCTCCTGCAATGGTGGCTTCGCCGAAGAAGTTGCCCGTTTTGCCTCTGCCGTGCAGTCCCCCGCTCTTCGCGTATTATGGGACCCGGGCAATGAGCAATACGGCAGCAGACCCTGCTTCCCGGAGGGCTACGCTATGGTTCGAGAGCTGCTCGCGCACGTGCATCTCAAAGATGTTTTGCTTGATGCAGAAGGGAAGCCGCGAGCGGTTCCAATTGGAGACGGCATAGTACCGTATGCTGAGCATTTTCAAGCACTTCGAGAGGATGGCTACGACGGCTTGTTCACGATTGAAACGCACTATATCCCAGAGGGTGGCACTGCCATGGAAGGTACTGCGATGTCGTTGGCAGGTTTGAACGCGCTGCTTGAGCAGCTTCAATCCGAAGCGAGGTGA